The nucleotide sequence gcgaaacccgggctggaagaagaaacgggagcggattaactccagctcctcttccgacagactcgacccaacctcttcgggaccggaacccattctcacggaagagtggagcaaaagttaagagtagaaaatggaagttgacgaggaggagaaaagaggaaaccctagtgaaaacaggaagaaaacctactggacattgccggaaatcgctccgggcaccaccagcaagattcagctgagggaggaagcaggggggaaagacgacgaaaataagaggcagccaaacaagacctttagggcagactcgtggggtttatatagacccccctgacggcccagatcgacggggtcggttcccatccccccgaccgggttgcgccacgtgtcgacctcggaagccgaggcaccgtattcactccggtttaataaatcggatacgaaatcgaagcgttgtcccatcggatctcggggcctcatcatgggtccacagaatcaaatcgtcttgaggaacgagcggacgtaacccccgctcccctcgtttaataagatctgggacacgtggagccccgatgaggcctccacttcttcggaattatgatccagtaacatgaaatcgaaagcgtccgacctcgggtcgcgctgcgtgtccgtttcaaaccccgtaacggcacactcattaatgagccagaaacgtcgattacggaatcgagacaccgcctcgacgagctcgaggtcccccatcattaatccgccgtaaaatgatcctggcgattcaagaagcatgacgatacgagctccatcattagctcaccgaataaagcagcctcgagacgccaaagggcgcatatctcaccatgaaagctccggaaagcacaagggggcgagcgagaccttccccccaaccttagtgacagactttacttcccacgtccgagccccacaagccgctcgaactcggaagtcggggggtagtgttggggggaataaagtttccccccaaatgacataaatgcccctaagaagccgtacaacctccgaccccggacagccgaagtcagcgtccgacctcggaacgctcggccacaagacgaccgaccccgaaacctccgacctaagagaaaccccgatgtccgaggaccgtactctaacacccctccggcatttattgcgcatggccgctgtaatcttccggcacactcaacaataaatgcggatctccggcttactccaccattaatgcggatctccggcttactccataataaatgcggatctccggcttactccacaataaatgcgcatggctcctgacatctacggatccccagctctccacggcaaatcgacccagcagggtctagtcgactatgataagtctctgatctcggccataccgccgacatcagtgcaatgattcgcctgaccgagcgccgacctgaacaacatgccaagccgtactacggcctcgccctgttacatcacaggtaaaccgacccccgcatataaaagggagccttggcctctcaagaggggaggggaacattcatacacccaaaaatcactgtttatctccttctccccactatttgccccctccctgacttgagcgtcggagggccggcgccggagaacccggccaccggttcgtgtgcaggcacccggacggaggacgccgccagccaacggatcgccgccccgctgcgaggacctgctgttccttctctccgaccgccccggacggaggacgccgcccgccgacagaccgccgccccaccgtgaggactaacagtcgctccctctcctcgaccgaagattgcccccgggtccaatttccagcaacagtaatTAATGAGTAAGACAAGGTAATGAAATGAACCAAAGCTATCATGGTTGCATACTTGCATGCAATGCTATGACGTAATTAATGAGTTCAGGACTGCGAACATCGCGATCTCATCAAGTATTATTTGttagtaaaaaaatattttctgcataaaaataaaatgatgcaACAAAAGCAAAAAGATATATGAATAGATGGGTGACATATAATTTTGCCGTATGCCCACATTGTGTGGACCCATGAAGGAAGGGTGCCCAAGAAAGCAAGAGATGAGAGTAGATGGAAGAGAGAGATGCTGCTAAACGGGGGGTAAAAAGAGGAGATGATGAtggggtttatttaaaattgaaGCAGGATGGAAGCTTGAAAGTATTCATCTGAGGCATTAGACAATGGACTTGAGGTTTGACACCAATATGGGGGTGAAGGGTAAATAATCCGAGCTAATGCTAAGCTAAGCCTAGTTTCGCTCGACATATTCCAGGCTATGAGGAAACTTGGTTAGTTTCGCGCTGAACTTTGTGCTGTTCATAATAAGTTCTTTTGAATGATTTCATGCAGGAAACACGTCTTGAGACTTTCATGATTCTAATGGATAAATTTTAATCTTGTAATCGTTATATATTCTTGGTTGATGataaattatgctaataattgataaaaatataaaaaaaatatctgtgcaagtaagtaaaattttcatttgatgtttttaatttatttattatttttcgttgaatagataaaaaaaaaagtttagtaCTAAACAATCCAAACATCACTTATCCATTGTTGCTGCTAGAGTCTAAGGTGAATGTTAAAGGCCAAGCTGAAGAGTGGTGAATGTTAAGGCCAAGCTGAAGAGTGAGGTCGGGTCTGCTGTAAATTGAAGAGTTAGGACTTAAGAAGGAGATGTCGATTGCTGACAAGTGGAATGTCAATGGCCAATCTGGCCAAATTTTCAAGATCTCATACCGACCTAAAAATAAGTATTACTGTCAGAATTTGTCTAATGGAAAATCCTACAACGCTCAAACCGGTCAAACTCCAGAGAAATAGTAGAAGAGATCGATAGGTTACTTACCCAAAGATCTCCCAATACCGAGGTCAACTCAACCTAACTCTCATGGCTCACACTTGGATAAAATCCAAAAAGCTACTTTTTACATTTTGTAGATTTTACTGTATATAAAATACTAAATCTAGAATATAAAAGTACAATGATGAATTTTGttttatgagtttttttttcttcttgaaaacATGGCAGGAAAGCAATAGCGAACAGGCTCTCATCTAAACACCCTCTCAAACATTGACCTCGGTTTTACGGCTCACAAAAGGGAATCTAATTGCAGAAATATCCAAGAAATGCAAACGTTTCATAATGGATAAACATGCTCATAAATAGCTGCATCGCCCCCCAGAAATAACGTAAGAAGGCACACCGGGTCCCATCATTTGGCGCCACAGTGGGTGCTTTAGGAAAAGTTGGGGTCTGTTTAACACACTGAACGAAATCATTGAAAGATCACCCACAATGGGTGCTTTCAACAATTACGGTCCCACGCACACCACACCTCTGCCTAACCtcgcaaaaagaaaaaactttaagaaaagttgGGGTCTGTTTAACACACCGGACGAAATCATTCAAAGATCACCCACAGCGGGTGCTTTCAACAATTACAGTCCCACGCACACCGCACCTCTGCCTACcctcgcaaaaaaaaaaaaaaactctcatcTACGGCTTCATCTCATCGATATGATAAAGGCTATTCTCATCATTTGAGTGTGTCAACAaatcataagaaagtaaaaagtacATATAAGAGAGAATGTCTCATGTAGATGTTTATAGAAAATTTCTAGAGTACCAGACGACGAAGAAGGCGATCCAGTCTGCTGTCCTGTTTGCCTTCCGAAATATATGTGCTGCCTAGATTCAAGAGGCATGAGAGGCGAAGTTATCGATGGTCGATCAAGAGCTCGCCAGTGCTCCCCGACCTCCCCACGCTCTCAAGCCCTGGCGTCGGTTGGCCGAGTGCCACGTCGGCATACCCGTCCCTCAGCAAAGGCAGCGGCCCGAATGGCCCGCCCTTGTCCTTCGTCGGTGCCCCCGTGTCTCCGACAGCTATCTCCTCGATTAACCGGACTACCTCCTCCATATCAGGCCGCTGCTCCGGGTCCACATCGGCGCACGCCGCGCCAAGCTGAAGGAGCCGTACCATCTTCGGCTTCCAGGCCTTATTCCCTGCCGTGATCGCCGGATCCAGCAGCTCGGCCTCCCTATTCTCTGCGATCGCCGACGCCGTCCACTGCACCACGTCCGTGCCTCCCTTCGTGTTGTTCAAGTAGTGCGTCGGGAATTTCCCGGTGAGAACTTCCAACATCACCACCCCGAGGCAATACACGTCGGATTTCGGGGATACGTGGCGGTACTGCAGGGTCTCGGGGGACTTGTATGAGAACATGACCTGCGACGCCTGTGACGGATTGACCAACCCAATGAAACCGTAGTCAACGAGTATTGGGTCAAAGTCGGGGCGAAGGAGGACGTTGCCGGACTTGAGATTCCCATGGGGCACGTCAAGCGCCGCCAGCTCGACGTGGAGGTACGCAATTCCTCGCGCTATTCCTCGTATGATCGTTAGCCTCGTCGGCCAATCCAACGCCATGTGATCCGGCCCCCGATCCCCTTATAAGATAATAAAAAAACTATTGAATAAAACATCGAACAGCATGTTCATCAAATCAGATGTCTGACACGTACTGCATACCGTGAAGGATGTATAGGAGGCTGCCCTTCTGGACGTACTCGGAGACGATGAGTTTCTCCTCTTTCCGGTAATGGAAGGCTAACGGCGTTAGGACGTTGGGGTGACGAAGTCTCCCGAGCCGCCTCATTTGTTCGTCGAAAGCGTCCTTCCCGACGCGATTCATTTCGCGCATGCGCTTTACGGCGACGGCAAGGCCGCTGGCCATGACGGCCTTGTAGGCCGACCCGAGACTGCCATTGCCGAGCACCTCGGCGGAGGCCTTCATTAAATCGGATAGGCCAAAGACGCCCTTCTCCTCGTTGAGCATCACCAGCTCCCCCGCGACTCCGGCGCCATCGGCCGAATCCGACCTGCTCGACCCGGACCGCTTGTGGCTCGACCCAACCGACTTCTGCTTGTAGCTGGACTCCGAGGCAGCTAGCGTCGGGCCGGCCGCGGCCGACGCCTCCAAGGCCTTCGCCTTGGCAACGACGCCGAGAGTGTCAAACTTCCTGTCCGGATGCCGCTGGTGATTTATCAGGAATGCGGCGACCAGCGCGAAGGCCAGCAATGCGGCAACGATCAAAATGACAGCCCTCTTGCCGGACCCGGATTCCCTATCCGATGACGCTGGCGTCTCCGTCGGTGGGGTTGTACTGCATGGAGCGGTGCTGAGCGGGCCGCCGCAGAGGCCGGGATTGCCTTGGAAGGCGGCAGCGTCGAAGCGGGCGAGGGAGTCGGGGATGGGGCCAGAGAGTTTGTTGTTTCCAGCGTTGAAGGCCTTAAGAGCTTTGGAGGAGAAGTCGGGGATGGCACCCTCGAAGGCGTTGTCGTCGATGCGGAGCTCCATGAGATAGGCGAGATTGGCGAGCGACGAGGGGACGGGACCGGAGAAGTTGTTATGGTCTAGCCAAAGCTTCTTGAGGTGGCGCATGGAAGCAAAGACGTCGGAGGGGATGGAGCCGGAGAGCTTATTACCGGAGAGATAGATGGACTTGAGGGCGCCGAGGCGGGAGAGGGCCGTGGGAAAGGGACCGGAGAGGGAGTTGTTATTGAGGTTGATGGAGCGGAGCCCCTTCAAGGAAGCGAGAGCGTCGATGTCGATTTTACCGGAGAGGCTGAGGCCGGCGAGGTTGAGACCGCTGATGACATTGTTGGTGCAGAAGACGCCGGTCCACTTGCATGGGGGGCCGCCGTTGGCCGACCACGAGGAGAGACCCCCGGCGTTGGTGAGAGAGTCTTTTAGTTCGAGTAGGGCCGACTCGTCTGACGTCAGAGAGCGGGAAGGGtcggcgaggaggaggaggaggaggacgtagACCAAGGGAAGAACAGCGACCATTTGTGCCGCTGTTCATAAAATCCCTataattcttctttctttgttttagaTTCT is from Phoenix dactylifera cultivar Barhee BC4 chromosome 6, palm_55x_up_171113_PBpolish2nd_filt_p, whole genome shotgun sequence and encodes:
- the LOC103705101 gene encoding pollen receptor-like kinase 3 encodes the protein MVAVLPLVYVLLLLLLADPSRSLTSDESALLELKDSLTNAGGLSSWSANGGPPCKWTGVFCTNNVISGLNLAGLSLSGKIDIDALASLKGLRSINLNNNSLSGPFPTALSRLGALKSIYLSGNKLSGSIPSDVFASMRHLKKLWLDHNNFSGPVPSSLANLAYLMELRIDDNAFEGAIPDFSSKALKAFNAGNNKLSGPIPDSLARFDAAAFQGNPGLCGGPLSTAPCSTTPPTETPASSDRESGSGKRAVILIVAALLAFALVAAFLINHQRHPDRKFDTLGVVAKAKALEASAAAGPTLAASESSYKQKSVGSSHKRSGSSRSDSADGAGVAGELVMLNEEKGVFGLSDLMKASAEVLGNGSLGSAYKAVMASGLAVAVKRMREMNRVGKDAFDEQMRRLGRLRHPNVLTPLAFHYRKEEKLIVSEYVQKGSLLYILHGDRGPDHMALDWPTRLTIIRGIARGIAYLHVELAALDVPHGNLKSGNVLLRPDFDPILVDYGFIGLVNPSQASQVMFSYKSPETLQYRHVSPKSDVYCLGVVMLEVLTGKFPTHYLNNTKGGTDVVQWTASAIAENREAELLDPAITAGNKAWKPKMVRLLQLGAACADVDPEQRPDMEEVVRLIEEIAVGDTGAPTKDKGGPFGPLPLLRDGYADVALGQPTPGLESVGRSGSTGELLIDHR